One window of the Salvelinus fontinalis isolate EN_2023a chromosome 2, ASM2944872v1, whole genome shotgun sequence genome contains the following:
- the LOC129821401 gene encoding prenylcysteine oxidase-like, with protein sequence MHWCLPFRFLLTLLSSILALGDSGFAQLDGAPPSKIAIVGAGIGGTATAHFLRQHFGPEVHIDVFEKGTVGGRLATVTVNHQDYESGGSIIHSLNLHMQDFVKQLGLKYRKNVAGKTAVFNGEEFILEETDWYLLDLFRLWWRYGISFIRLQMWVEEIMEKFMRIYKYQAHGYAFSSVEELLHSLSGSGFLNMTRCSLSESLLELGVSQRFIDEVIAPVMRVNYGQNISIPAFVGAVSLAGAQANLWAVEGGNKLVCSGLLKLAKANLIQAQVTTISPHAAGESTQYQLNYATLTEKGSEFYDIVVVATPLQSSVGSGISFQGFEPPLPDMAGSYHHTVASIVHGYLNCSYFGFPDPKLFPFASVLTTDSPGLFFNSAASICPVNISTGFRRKQPQEAGVYKVFSPQPLDKPALKTLFRSYYSVQVTDWQAYPHYGSTQDLPPVVLHDSLYYLNGIEWAGSAMEMSSVAAKNIALLAYHRWSRQLEMVDQKDLMHKIKTEL encoded by the exons ATGCACTGGTGTCTTCCTTTCCGATTTCTTCTAACATTACTATCGTCAATCTTGGCACTTGGAGACTCTGGATTTGCACAACTTGATGGTGCTCCACCTTCAAAAATAG CCATTGTAGGCGCTGGGATAGGCGGGACCGCAACAGCACATTTTCTAAGGCAGCACTTCGGGCCAGAAGTGCACATTGATGTGTTCGAGAAGGGGACAGTCGGAGGGCGCCTGGCCACAGTCACCGTGAACCATCAGGACTATGAGTCCGGGGGCTCCATTATCCATTCCCTAAACCTGCACATGCAGGACTTTGTCAAGCAACTGG GTCTTAAGTATCGTAAGAATGTGGCAGGGAAGACGGCTGTGTTTAACGGGGAGGAGTTCATCCTGGAGGAGACTGACTGGTACCTGCTGGATCTGTTCCGCCTGTGGTGGCGCTACGGCATCAGCTTCATCCGCCTGCAGATGTGGGTGGAGGAGATCATGGAGAAGTTCATGAG GATTTATAAGTACCAGGCCCATGGCTATGCCTTCAGTTCAGTGGAGGAGCTGCTGCACTCCCTGAGCGGGTCAGGGTTCCTGAATATGactcgctgctctctctctgagtctctgctGGAGCTGGGCGTGTCACAACGCTTCATTGACGAAGTCATCGCCCCCGTCATGAGGGTCAATTACGGACAGAATATCAGCATCCCAGCTTTTGTTG GTGCCGTGTCATTGGCAGGTGCACAGGCCAACCTGTGGGCAGTGGAGGGAGGGAACAAGCTGGTCTGCTCTGGGCTGTTAAAACTGGCTAAGGCCAACCTTATCCAGGCGCAGGTCACAACCATCTCCCCCCATGCAGCTG GAGAGTCTACCCAGTACCAGCTCAACTATGCCACTCTGACTGAGAAAGGATCTGAGTTCTATGACATTGTGGTGGTGGCGACTCCCCTGCAGTCCAGTGTGGGCTCAGGTATCTCCTTCCAGGGCTTTGAACCTCCGCTGCCTGATATGGCTGGTTCCTACCAccacacagtggcctccatcgttcatGGCTACCTCAACTGCTCCTACTTTGGCTTCCCAGACCCCAAGCTCTTCCCCTTTGCTAGTGTTCTCACCACAGACTCACCAGGACTCTTCTTCAACAGTGCTGCTAGCATCTGTCCCGTCAACATCAGCACTGGATTCCGCCGCAAGCAGCCCCAGGAGGCTGGTGTTTACAAGGTATTCTCCCCCCAACCCTTAGATAAGCCAGCGCTGAAGACACTGTTCAGGTCCTACTACTCTGTGCAGGTGACAGACTGGCAGGCTTATCCACATTATGGGAGCACCCAGGACCTGCCGCCAGTTGTCCTTCATGACAGCCTGTACTACCTCAATGGCATTGAGTGGGCCGGCAGCGCCATGGAAATGAGCTCAGTGGCAGCCAAAAACATTGCTCTGCTGGCCTACCACCGCTGGAGCAGGCAGTTGGAGATGGTCGACCAGAAAGACCTGATGCACAAGATCAAGACTGAGCTGTGA